The stretch of DNA CAATTGCCACTGGGTCTTTGCTTGCCATTACTAAGCCTATTTTGCGTGGTTTCGCACCCGAAATAATATTGCCATCTATTATGCACAAGTCAAATTTCATCGCCTTGTTAAGGGCAACAATTGCTTCCTCAATTTTTGAATGATATTTGAACTTTTTTGGGTACGGATTGCAACCGAAAATATTCTTTAATGCACAGGTAAGTTTGATTTTTTCAAATGTGTATTTGATTTTTGGTATATTAATTTTCAAGTCTGCATCTCGAATCACCCGC from Candidatus Bathyarchaeota archaeon encodes:
- a CDS encoding DUF362 domain-containing protein, with product RVIRDADLKINIPKIKYTFEKIKLTCALKNIFGCNPYPKKFKYHSKIEEAIVALNKAMKFDLCIIDGNIISGAKPRKIGLVMASKDPVAIDAAAAKIAGINPKTIKYLSLAAKEGLGHTNFIQKGIPLDYFKVRYPRKDIQKKLMGKAYGFIVTMGLGKRLGLA